The Stenotrophomonas maltophilia genome segment TGCCGAGGGTGGCGAAGCGCTGCGGACTGGAGCCGCGCAGCAGCGTGTCGAACTGCGCGGCGATGGCCGTGCGCTGTTCCAGGCCATCGTGGAACAGCTGCTGGCCCACGCGCGTGGAGGTACCGCGGTCGGCAGCCGACTGCTGTTCCTCGTCGGCCAGCAGCACGATGATGCGGCGGTAGCCGTCGAGCTGCTTCTGCAGCGCGGCCAGCAACGGTGCAGCGGCGGGATCGGCGGCGGCCGCGGCCTGCGCGCTGGGCTGGGTGACCGTGGTCGCCGGCGCCTTCGCGTCCTTGTCGCCACAGCCGGCAACGACCAGGGTCAACAACAGCGACGGCAGGAACAGGCGGAACGACGGCGCACGCTGCATGGAGGACTCGAAGGTGGGAGGAACGGTGTGCCGGCGATTCTAACGCCGCATGCGAAAAGCCCGCCTTGCGGCGGGCTTCTCATCGACCGGGGCGGTAGTAGAGTCGACTGTTGGTCGACTGCTCTACTGCCAGTCGACCAACAGTCGACTCTACAGGTCGGGATTACTTCTTTTTGACCGGGGCCGGCGCGGTGGTGGCCGGGACCGGCTCGCCGCCATGGCGCTTGGTCATCCACCACTGCTGCAGCAGGCCCAGGCCGCCGTTGACCACCCAGTACAGGACCAGGCCGGACGGCATGAAGGCCATCATGACGCCGAACACCAGCGGCATGAACTGCATCATCTTCTGCTGCATCGGGTCCATGCCCGGTGCCGGGGTCAGCTTCTGGGTGAACCACATCACTGCCACGTTGATGACCGGCAGGATGAAGTACGGGTCGCGTGCGGTCAGGTCCTGGATCCAGCCGAACCAGGGCGCCTGGCGCAGTTCGACCGATTCCACCAGCACCCAGTACAGGGCGAAGAAGATCGGCATCTGGATGAGGATCGGCAGGCAGCCCCCCATCGGATTGATCTTTTCCTTCTTGTACAGCTCCATCATCGCGGTCTGGAACTTCTGGCGGTCATCGCCATAGCGTTCCTTCAGCTGCGCGATGCGCGGCTGGAAACGACGCATCTTGGCGCCGCTCTTGTACTGGGTCGCCGACAGCGGGTACAGCACCAGCTTCAGCAGCACCACCAGGCCGACGATCGCCCAGCCCCAGTTGCCGACCAGCTTGTGCACCTGGTTCAGCACCCAGAACAGGCCCTGGCCGATCACCGCCATCATCGAGAAGCGGCTGTAGTCGACCACGCGGTCCAGGCCCGGCACGTCTTCCTTGGCGATCAGGTTGACCAGCTTCGGGCCGACCCACAGGCGGGCTTCGGTGCTGGTGGACTGGCCCGGGGCCACGGTGAAGGCCGGGCCACGCGCTTCGATCAGGTCACGACCGGCCACCTGCGACAGCACGTAGTGTGCGGTCTGGTCCTTCTGCGGGATCCAGGCGGTG includes the following:
- the yidC gene encoding membrane protein insertase YidC, with the translated sequence MNQTRVFLIFAWLMVAVLLWMEWSREKAAPTPAPTTTSAPAAAQSVPGANPGAIPSAQVPGAPGPAAAQAQASATPASQRVTVTTDVLRLVLDGGRVLDAELLQFPQTKDEGSPPVRLLTEDPAHPYSAISGWASEDKNTPVPGADGFKLVGDTKDFVLAKGQNELQIPFVWTADNGVTIKRTLTVSRNEYAVRFKDEVSNAGAAPWNGYVYRTLDRTPTILSRSMTNPDSFSFNGATWYDNDKKYQRRAFKDYLEDGTLNQNITGGWLAMLQHHFFTAWIPQKDQTAHYVLSQVAGRDLIEARGPAFTVAPGQSTSTEARLWVGPKLVNLIAKEDVPGLDRVVDYSRFSMMAVIGQGLFWVLNQVHKLVGNWGWAIVGLVVLLKLVLYPLSATQYKSGAKMRRFQPRIAQLKERYGDDRQKFQTAMMELYKKEKINPMGGCLPILIQMPIFFALYWVLVESVELRQAPWFGWIQDLTARDPYFILPVINVAVMWFTQKLTPAPGMDPMQQKMMQFMPLVFGVMMAFMPSGLVLYWVVNGGLGLLQQWWMTKRHGGEPVPATTAPAPVKKK